In one window of Pseudochaenichthys georgianus chromosome 5, fPseGeo1.2, whole genome shotgun sequence DNA:
- the LOC117446650 gene encoding ras-related protein rab7-like — protein sequence MTSRKKVLLKVIILGDSGVGKTSLMNQYVNKKFSNQYKATIGADFLTKEVMVDDRLVTMQIWDTAGQERFQSLGVAFYRGADCCVLVFDVTAPNTFKTLDSWRDEFLIQASPRDPENFPFVVLGNKIDLENRQVTTKRAQAWCQSKNNIPYFETSAKEAINVEQAFQTIARNALKQETEVELYNEFPEPIKLDRNDRAKASAESCSC from the exons ATGACGTCCAGGAAGAAAGTGCTCTTGAAAGTCATCATCCTGGGAGATTCTGG TGTTGGAAAGACCTCCCTAATGAACCAGTATGTGAACAAGAAGTTTAGTAACCAGTACAAAGCTACAATAGGAGCAGACTTCCTGACCAAGGAGGTGATGGTGGACGACCGGCTCGTCACAATGCAG ATCTGGGACACCGCTGGCCAGGAGAGGTTCCAGTCTCTCGGCGTTGCTTTCTATCGCGGAGCGGACTGCTGTGTGCTGGTATTTGATGTGACTGCACCCAACACCTTCAAGACCCTCGACAGCTGGAGGGATGAGTTCTTGATCCAGGCCAGCCCGCGAGACCCCGAGAACTTCCCCTTTGTGGTTCTAGGCAACAAGATTGACCTGGAGAACAGACAG GTAACCACCAAAAGGGCTCAGGCTTGGTGTCAGAGTAAGAACAACATCCCCTACTTTGAGACCAGCGCCAAAGAAGCCATAAATGTAGAACAGGCATTCCAGACAATTGCACGTAACGCCCTCAAACAA gagacagaggtggagttgTATAATGAATTCCCAGAGCCCATCAAACTGGACAGGAATGACAGAGCTAAAGCTTCagcagaaagctgcagctgctaA
- the arpc4 gene encoding actin-related protein 2/3 complex subunit 4, whose product MTATLRPYLNAVRATLQAAVCLENFSSQVVERHNKPEVEVRSSKELLLQPVIISRNDKEKVLIEGSINSVRVSIAVKQADEIEKILCHKFMRFMMMRAENFFILRRKPVEGYDISFLITNFHTEQMYKHKLVDFVIHFMEEIDKEISEMKLSVNARARIVAEEFLKNF is encoded by the exons ATG acGGCCACATTGCGCCCATATCTCAATGCAGTTCGTGCTACCCTGCAAGCGGCCGTCTGCCTGGAGAATTTCTCCTCGCAGGTGGTGGAGAGACACAACAAACCAGAGGTGGAAGTACG GAGCAGTAAAGAGTTGCTCCTCCAGCCTGTGATCATCAGCCGTAACGACAAAGAGAAAGTTCTGATCGAGGGCTCCATCAACTCTGTCCGAGTCAGCATCGCTGTCAAGCAG GCCGATGAGATTGAGAAGATCCTGTGCCATAAGTTCATGCGGTTCATGATGATGAGGGCGGAGAACTTCTTCATCCTCAGGAGGAAACCAGTGGAG GGCTATGATATCAGTTTTCTCATCACCAACTTCCACACAGAGCAGATGTACAAGCACAAACTGGTGGACTTTGTCATTCATTTCATGGAGGAAATCGACAAGGAGATCAGTGAGATGAAGCTGTCTGTCAACGCCAGGGCTCGTATTGTTGCAGAGGAGTTCCTCAAAAAT TTCTAA
- the LOC117447282 gene encoding fibroleukin yields MGVSLPAVSDVPRKVEIQPKHTAKTNVDVQQKKIKTGGVKERLVQLQRCMRSVQETGGPWSHGGQESNSLGAILALMAAVLTECDLHCHSQALGAMAKRLESAAVGREGERDLLLFLKSITQYPPTVAPLERLHPRDCAEIYRLGIKENGIYTIQPDLHRPALEAKCDMELAGGGWTVIQSRRDGSLDFNKTWQEYREGFGGPQGEHWLGNAALHALTSTGQHQLRIELEDWHHQKRQATYNQFKVASEAQRYRLTAREYSGDAGNALSYSKHYNHDGRPFSTADRDHDRYVAGNCGQYYGAGWWFDACLAANLNGRYYRGRYSGVTNGIYWGTWYILTDGRSGERYSFKRVEMKTRPRNFVGTS; encoded by the exons ATGGGGGTTTCACTACCAGCCGTCTCAGATGTTCCTCGGAAGGTGGAGATTCAGCCTAAG CATACTGCTAAAACAAATGTGGatgttcaacaaaaaaaaataaag ACTGGAGGTGTGAAAGAGCGTCTCGTTCAGCTGCAGCGCTGCATGCGCTCTGTCCAGGAAACAGGGGGCCCCTGGAGCCATGGGGGCCAGGAGAGCAACTCTCTTGGAGCCATCCTGGCACTGATGGCAGCTGTCCTGACAGAGTGTGACCTCCACTGTCACAGCCAGGCCCTTGGGGCGATGGCCAAACGACTGG AGAGTGCAGCCGTgggaagagagggggagagagacctGCTGCTTTTCCTTAAGAGCATCACACAGTATCCACCTACAG tTGCCCCCTTGGAGAGGTTACATCCTCGGGACTGTgcagagatttacaggctcggCATCAAAGAGAATGGAATCTACACCATCCAGCCTGACCTGCACAGGCCGGCATTGGAG GCTAAATGTGACATGGAGCTGGCGGGGGGCGGGTGGACGGTGATCCAGAGTCGGCGGGATGGCTCACTGGACTTCAACAAGACATGGCAGGAATACCGGGAGGGCTTTGGTGGTCCGCAGGGAGAGCACTGGCTGGGGAATGCAGCGCTGCACGCCCTCACATCCACTGGCCAGCACCAACTCCGTATCGAGCTGGAGGACTGGCACCATCAGAAACGCCAAGCTACATACAACCAGTTCAAAGTGGCCTCAGAGGCACAGAG GTATCGTCTAACAGCGCGGGAGTACTCTGGTGATGCAGGCAATGCTTTGAGCTACAGTAAACATTACAACCATGACGGAAGACCCTTCAGCACGGCTGACCGAGACCATGACCGCTACGTAGCTGGGAACTGTGGTCAGTACTACGGTGCAGGGTGGTGGTTTGATGCCTGCCTGGCAGCTAACCTGAACGGACGCTACTACCGTGGACGCTACAGTGGGGTGACCAACGGGATCTACTGGGGGACATGGTACATCCTGACAGACGGACGAAGTGGAGAACGCTACTCCTTCAAGAGGGTGGAGATGAAGACGAGACCCAGGAACTTTGTAGGAACATCTTAA